In Diabrotica undecimpunctata isolate CICGRU chromosome 4, icDiaUnde3, whole genome shotgun sequence, a single genomic region encodes these proteins:
- the LOC140440082 gene encoding protein TAPT1 homolog isoform X2 produces MVKTRKKKMSTLWTFLNIELTRDYQLDNSEDRFSLRREKIYSFMKIPKEVERFMLYGFMQCADAFLFVYTFLPMRVLLALWALMTRPFCKCFGFGRKTNKCILTPAEICDLLKALILLVCSIIMMYLDINMLYHLIKSQSVIKLYIFFNMLEIGDRLFSSFGQDAIDSLFWTATEPRGRKREHLGTIPHLLFAIIYVVLHGVLVLFQATTINVAINSRNKALLTIMMSNNFVELKGSVFKKFNNNNLFQVSCSDVRERFHLCILLFMVILQTMREYSWKSERFWVMLPDCIFILLAEMFVDWIKHAFITRFNELNLDVYRDYTTSLAYDVAQTRQKHAFSDHCDLVARRMGFIPLPLGVVIIRVLFHCVNIEDLASIVILFFVFLFLTSLKVLNSLLILARACYLISQHKMDKSLNSPNNNRCNSPLVTRSRTDTATSPLHPIVDQPTLRPTMLFQEIDDKKDEKRDAPPIPKDLGPAAIFANSNVDLKNATLNEELLKVEGDDIKIETLTEDVTRSVPNIKSELPEDDIPQDSITEDTFKRSESEPNLNKIENEN; encoded by the exons ATGGTAAAAACGAGGAAAA AGAAAATGTCCACTTTATGGACCTTCCTGAATATAGAATTGACTCGAGACTACCAGCTGGACAACTCGGAAGACAGGTTTTCTCTTAGGAGGGAGAAAATATATTCTTTTATGAAAATTCCAAAAGAGGTTGAGCGCTTCATGCTGTATGGTTTTATGCAATGCGCGGATGCATTTTTATTCGTGTACACCTTTTTGCCCATGAGAGTTTTATTGGCGTTATGGGCTCTGATGACCAGACCGTTTTGTAAATGTTTTGG GTTTGGTCGAAAAACTAACAAATGCATCTTAACCCCTGCTGAAATCTGTGATCTACTCAAGGCTTTGATTCTTTTAGTTTGTAGTATAATTATGATGTACTTAGATATAAATATGCTGTATCACCTAATCAAGAGCCAATCCGTGATAaagttgtatatattttttaatatgttggAAATAG gtGATCGATTATTTTCTTCGTTTGGTCAAGACGCCATCGATTCTTTGTTTTGGACAGCCACAGAaccaagaggaagaaaaagagaaCACTTAGGAACAATACCTCATTTATTGTTTGCTATCATTTATGTTG ttcttCATGGAGTATTGGTATTATTCCAAGCAACAACTATTAATGTAGCTATTAATTCCCGAAATAAAGCCTTATTGACAATAATGATGTCAAATAAT ttcGTAGAATTAAAAGGCAGcgtttttaaaaaattcaacaacAACAACCTATTCCAAGTTTCCTGCAGCGACGTACGCGAGCGGTTTCACTTATGTATTCTGCTGTTCATGGTGATCCTTCAAACGATGCGTGAATATTCCTGGAAATCGGAGCGTTTTTGGGTGATGTTGCCGGACTGCATCTTCATTCTCTTGGCGGAAATGTTCGTCGATTGGATCAAGCATGCCTTCATAACGAGGTTCAACGAACTCAACCTAGACGTGTACAGGGATTACACCACCAGTTTGGCGTATGACGTTGCACAAACTAGACAAAAACACGCCTTTTCTGATCATTGCGACCTAGTCGCCAGACGCATGGGATTTATACCGTTGCCGTTAGGCGTCGTTATAATTCGCGTGTTGTTTCATTGCGTTAATATAGAAGATTTAGCTtctattgttattttattttttgtatttttgtttttgacttctttgaaagttttaaatagtttattaatATTAGCAAGGGCGTGTTATTTGATTAGTCAGCACAAGATGGATAAGAGCCTTAATTCTCCTAATAATAATAG atGTAATAGTCCTCTAGTCACCAGAAGTCGGACTGATACAGCTACTAGTCCATTACATCCTATCGTGGACCAACCTACCCTTCGACCAACTATGCTTTTTCAAGAGATTGACGATAAAAAGGACGAGAAACGCGATGCACCACCAATTCCGAAAGATTTGG GTCCCGCTGCTATCTTTGCCAACAGCAACGTGGATTTAAAGAACGCAACTCTAAACGAAGAACTTCTTAAAGTGGAAGGTGATGACATTAAAATCGAAACACTCACTGAGGATGTTACCAGAAGTGTTCCGAATATAAAATCCGAATTGCCCGAAGACGATATTCCACAAGATAGTATTACAGAAGACACTTTCAAGAGATCAGAGTCTGAACCTAATTTAAACAAAATCGAGAATGAAAATTGA
- the LOC140440082 gene encoding protein TAPT1 homolog isoform X1, which produces MQNEKRLRFLSTSKVLFSSDSKIEELVKHEKSDNDKESNHKKKMSTLWTFLNIELTRDYQLDNSEDRFSLRREKIYSFMKIPKEVERFMLYGFMQCADAFLFVYTFLPMRVLLALWALMTRPFCKCFGFGRKTNKCILTPAEICDLLKALILLVCSIIMMYLDINMLYHLIKSQSVIKLYIFFNMLEIGDRLFSSFGQDAIDSLFWTATEPRGRKREHLGTIPHLLFAIIYVVLHGVLVLFQATTINVAINSRNKALLTIMMSNNFVELKGSVFKKFNNNNLFQVSCSDVRERFHLCILLFMVILQTMREYSWKSERFWVMLPDCIFILLAEMFVDWIKHAFITRFNELNLDVYRDYTTSLAYDVAQTRQKHAFSDHCDLVARRMGFIPLPLGVVIIRVLFHCVNIEDLASIVILFFVFLFLTSLKVLNSLLILARACYLISQHKMDKSLNSPNNNRCNSPLVTRSRTDTATSPLHPIVDQPTLRPTMLFQEIDDKKDEKRDAPPIPKDLGPAAIFANSNVDLKNATLNEELLKVEGDDIKIETLTEDVTRSVPNIKSELPEDDIPQDSITEDTFKRSESEPNLNKIENEN; this is translated from the exons AGAAAATGTCCACTTTATGGACCTTCCTGAATATAGAATTGACTCGAGACTACCAGCTGGACAACTCGGAAGACAGGTTTTCTCTTAGGAGGGAGAAAATATATTCTTTTATGAAAATTCCAAAAGAGGTTGAGCGCTTCATGCTGTATGGTTTTATGCAATGCGCGGATGCATTTTTATTCGTGTACACCTTTTTGCCCATGAGAGTTTTATTGGCGTTATGGGCTCTGATGACCAGACCGTTTTGTAAATGTTTTGG GTTTGGTCGAAAAACTAACAAATGCATCTTAACCCCTGCTGAAATCTGTGATCTACTCAAGGCTTTGATTCTTTTAGTTTGTAGTATAATTATGATGTACTTAGATATAAATATGCTGTATCACCTAATCAAGAGCCAATCCGTGATAaagttgtatatattttttaatatgttggAAATAG gtGATCGATTATTTTCTTCGTTTGGTCAAGACGCCATCGATTCTTTGTTTTGGACAGCCACAGAaccaagaggaagaaaaagagaaCACTTAGGAACAATACCTCATTTATTGTTTGCTATCATTTATGTTG ttcttCATGGAGTATTGGTATTATTCCAAGCAACAACTATTAATGTAGCTATTAATTCCCGAAATAAAGCCTTATTGACAATAATGATGTCAAATAAT ttcGTAGAATTAAAAGGCAGcgtttttaaaaaattcaacaacAACAACCTATTCCAAGTTTCCTGCAGCGACGTACGCGAGCGGTTTCACTTATGTATTCTGCTGTTCATGGTGATCCTTCAAACGATGCGTGAATATTCCTGGAAATCGGAGCGTTTTTGGGTGATGTTGCCGGACTGCATCTTCATTCTCTTGGCGGAAATGTTCGTCGATTGGATCAAGCATGCCTTCATAACGAGGTTCAACGAACTCAACCTAGACGTGTACAGGGATTACACCACCAGTTTGGCGTATGACGTTGCACAAACTAGACAAAAACACGCCTTTTCTGATCATTGCGACCTAGTCGCCAGACGCATGGGATTTATACCGTTGCCGTTAGGCGTCGTTATAATTCGCGTGTTGTTTCATTGCGTTAATATAGAAGATTTAGCTtctattgttattttattttttgtatttttgtttttgacttctttgaaagttttaaatagtttattaatATTAGCAAGGGCGTGTTATTTGATTAGTCAGCACAAGATGGATAAGAGCCTTAATTCTCCTAATAATAATAG atGTAATAGTCCTCTAGTCACCAGAAGTCGGACTGATACAGCTACTAGTCCATTACATCCTATCGTGGACCAACCTACCCTTCGACCAACTATGCTTTTTCAAGAGATTGACGATAAAAAGGACGAGAAACGCGATGCACCACCAATTCCGAAAGATTTGG GTCCCGCTGCTATCTTTGCCAACAGCAACGTGGATTTAAAGAACGCAACTCTAAACGAAGAACTTCTTAAAGTGGAAGGTGATGACATTAAAATCGAAACACTCACTGAGGATGTTACCAGAAGTGTTCCGAATATAAAATCCGAATTGCCCGAAGACGATATTCCACAAGATAGTATTACAGAAGACACTTTCAAGAGATCAGAGTCTGAACCTAATTTAAACAAAATCGAGAATGAAAATTGA